The DNA window TGGcacatatattatattatatacaaGAAATTATACGTTAGAAATAGTTCAACTTAGCCATTCATCTGCTTCCATTAGTGCTCCCAGCAGTCGAACTTTGCGATGGCAATTTATGTACAGGCTTGTTCGAGTTTTCGTTGATGTGCTGAGGAGCGTCTTTTGCATGGTGGCCGATGACCTGCTTTAACGAATCAGGAATATCCTCAAAAGCAAGATCATCAGTAGTCGTTGCTACTGATTCTCCTTTCGACCTCATGATATCTTCGATGGTAATGTGATTATCGTTGAAGATCTTAAGATGGTCAGCAATCAGATGTCTATTCGTACAACCCGGACACTGAATCAGAACAGTTCCTTTAGTATATGCTTGCTTAGACATCGAATGCGAGGACCTAGTGTTGCATTTCTTGCAAGTAAACGCAATCATCAGCAACGGTTTATCTATCTTGATACTACCGACGTGTTTAAAATCCCCTCTCTTTTCAGCACCATCGTTAGAATGATATTGGATACAATTTGTATGGAACCCGTTAACAGTCGAAGTAACAAACCTACTTGGGAGCAACAGGGGCCTGCGAACAGTTCCTGGAGGTATCCTAAACTGCACTGGCAGCACAAAACTGCCAAAGTAACGTCTGAACATAGTACAACCTTTCCAAAGAATATCTTATATCC is part of the Eremothecium cymbalariae DBVPG#7215 chromosome 2, complete sequence genome and encodes:
- the ZIM17 gene encoding Zim17p (similar to Ashbya gossypii ADL173C); the protein is MFRRYFGSFVLPVQFRIPPGTVRRPLLLPSRFVTSTVNGFHTNCIQYHSNDGAEKRGDFKHVGSIKIDKPLLMIAFTCKKCNTRSSHSMSKQAYTKGTVLIQCPGCTNRHLIADHLKIFNDNHITIEDIMRSKGESVATTTDDLAFEDIPDSLKQVIGHHAKDAPQHINENSNKPVHKLPSQSSTAGSTNGSR